One part of the Truepera radiovictrix DSM 17093 genome encodes these proteins:
- a CDS encoding LacI family DNA-binding transcriptional regulator, translated as MARGGTRTPRAGSRATMADVARLAGVSKQTVSRVLNGTGRTSERTRRRVEQAIRELNYRRSGVARSLATNSSLTLGLVVPALDNPYYADIAQGAELAAWEAGYNLFLCNVFQDAGREGAALRSLEERGADGVIVDTPRLPDGALAELLGRYKAAVVIGREVPLEVASSIVVDDAAGVQLALGALHDAERRRVALLAGPDLYASSTVRREAFVRSERERGLFDPARVVIADTSPEASFAATLELLSRTPFDALVCFNDIMAAGALRALQVAGVRVPEEVAVVGHDDIPMAAWLSPPLATVRVPKREIGQRAVATLIAGLSGAANTRVVLTPELTVRESLSGMG; from the coding sequence ATGGCTAGAGGAGGTACCAGGACGCCGAGAGCGGGTTCCAGAGCGACCATGGCCGATGTGGCGCGCCTCGCGGGGGTGTCGAAGCAGACGGTCTCGCGCGTGCTCAACGGCACGGGCCGCACGAGCGAGAGGACGCGGCGGCGGGTCGAGCAGGCGATACGCGAGCTCAACTACCGCCGGAGCGGGGTCGCGCGGAGTTTGGCGACCAACTCGAGCCTCACCTTGGGGCTCGTCGTCCCCGCGCTCGACAACCCCTACTACGCCGACATCGCGCAGGGGGCCGAGCTGGCGGCCTGGGAGGCGGGTTACAACCTCTTTTTGTGCAACGTTTTCCAGGACGCGGGGCGCGAGGGGGCGGCCTTGCGCTCGCTCGAGGAGCGGGGCGCCGACGGGGTCATCGTGGACACGCCGCGGCTGCCAGATGGGGCGCTCGCCGAGCTCTTGGGGCGCTACAAGGCCGCCGTGGTGATCGGCCGCGAGGTGCCCTTGGAGGTCGCGAGCAGCATCGTCGTCGACGACGCCGCGGGGGTGCAGCTGGCGCTCGGGGCGCTGCACGACGCGGAGCGGCGGCGCGTCGCCCTGCTCGCGGGGCCGGACCTGTACGCGAGCAGCACGGTGCGCCGCGAGGCGTTCGTGCGCTCCGAGCGGGAGCGCGGGCTCTTCGACCCCGCGCGCGTCGTCATCGCCGACACAAGCCCCGAGGCGAGCTTCGCGGCGACGCTCGAGCTGCTTAGCCGCACCCCCTTCGACGCTCTGGTGTGCTTTAACGACATCATGGCGGCGGGCGCCTTAAGAGCGCTGCAGGTCGCTGGGGTGCGGGTGCCCGAAGAGGTCGCGGTGGTCGGCCACGACGACATCCCCATGGCCGCGTGGCTGAGCCCCCCGCTCGCGACGGTGCGGGTGCCCAAACGCGAGATCGGCCAGCGCGCGGTGGCGACTCTTATCGCGGGTCTAAGCGGCGCGGCCAACACGCGCGTGGTGCTCACGCCCGAGCTGACGGTGCGCGAGAGCCTGTCGGGGATGGGCTAA
- a CDS encoding fumarylacetoacetate hydrolase family protein produces MKRIRYRDQHGVSWGDLRGGTVYPTDMWGKRSGGATTLSEVTLLAPCEPKNIVCVGKNYAKHIAEMGGSADDLPKEPGLFLKGLSALSNPGDPIVYPSWTQELHYEGELAVVIGQRLRNVSESEALDAVLGYTCALDVTARDKQRSDLQWVRGKSADGFCPVGPWLETDLDPHDVRVQTLVNGELKQDGHTRDLIFGVPVILAYISSFMTLEPGDLVLTGTPDGVGPLKVGDEVTVRVEGVGDLTNTVEADR; encoded by the coding sequence TTGAAACGCATTCGCTACCGAGACCAACACGGCGTGAGCTGGGGCGACTTAAGGGGGGGCACCGTCTACCCGACCGACATGTGGGGCAAGCGCAGCGGCGGCGCGACCACGCTCTCCGAGGTCACGCTGCTCGCCCCCTGCGAACCCAAAAACATCGTTTGTGTCGGCAAAAACTACGCCAAGCACATCGCCGAGATGGGCGGCAGCGCCGACGACCTGCCCAAAGAGCCGGGGCTCTTTCTCAAGGGGCTGAGCGCGCTCTCCAACCCCGGCGACCCCATCGTCTACCCGAGCTGGACCCAGGAGCTGCACTACGAAGGCGAGCTCGCCGTCGTCATCGGGCAGCGCCTGCGCAACGTGAGCGAGAGCGAGGCGCTAGACGCCGTTCTCGGTTACACCTGCGCCCTTGACGTCACCGCGCGCGACAAGCAGCGCAGCGACCTGCAGTGGGTGCGGGGCAAGTCGGCCGACGGCTTCTGCCCGGTCGGGCCGTGGCTCGAGACCGACCTAGACCCCCACGACGTGCGCGTGCAGACCCTCGTCAACGGCGAGCTGAAGCAAGACGGCCACACGCGCGACCTCATCTTCGGCGTGCCGGTGATCCTGGCCTATATCAGCAGCTTTATGACCCTAGAGCCGGGCGACCTCGTGCTGACCGGCACCCCCGACGGCGTGGGGCCCCTAAAGGTCGGCGACGAGGTCACGGTGCGCGTCGAGGGCGTCGGCGACCTCACCAACACCGTGGAGGCAGACCGATGA
- a CDS encoding carbohydrate ABC transporter permease, with protein MTPLALLWLAPLWLMLVFSTVPEREIFSVPVPLIPGDHFLENFRDLQADTNFLRTLWNSVAVSGIYTLLSLLLTSMAGYAFARFRFFGRGAVFTLVIATLTIPYFVVVIPQYILVAREFGLTNSYVGVVLPLLASSLGIFFMRQNFLSLPQSLLDAARVDGAGEYRIFFQIALPLVSSAMAALGIILFLTAWNDYLWPLLILTQRDMYTAPVALGTLLGLTRVSWGGIMVGAVLMTVPFLVLFLFLQRFFVAGITAGAVKD; from the coding sequence ATGACCCCCCTCGCCCTGCTCTGGCTCGCCCCCCTCTGGCTGATGTTGGTCTTTTCGACCGTCCCCGAGCGCGAGATCTTTAGCGTGCCCGTGCCGCTCATCCCGGGGGACCACTTTTTGGAGAACTTCCGCGACCTCCAAGCCGACACGAACTTTTTGCGGACGCTCTGGAATAGCGTCGCGGTCTCCGGCATCTACACGCTGTTGTCGCTTTTGCTAACCAGCATGGCGGGCTACGCCTTCGCCCGCTTTCGCTTTTTCGGGCGCGGCGCGGTCTTTACGCTGGTGATCGCCACCTTGACCATCCCCTACTTCGTCGTGGTGATCCCGCAGTACATCCTCGTGGCGCGCGAATTTGGTCTCACCAACTCGTACGTCGGGGTGGTGCTCCCGCTGCTGGCGAGCTCGCTCGGCATCTTTTTTATGCGGCAAAACTTCCTGTCGCTGCCCCAGAGCCTCCTAGACGCCGCCCGGGTCGACGGCGCGGGCGAATACCGCATCTTTTTCCAGATCGCGCTGCCTTTAGTCTCCTCGGCGATGGCGGCCCTTGGCATCATCCTCTTTCTCACCGCCTGGAACGACTACCTCTGGCCGCTTTTGATCCTCACCCAGCGCGACATGTACACCGCACCGGTCGCCTTGGGGACGCTTTTGGGGCTCACGCGCGTGTCGTGGGGCGGCATCATGGTCGGGGCGGTCCTGATGACCGTGCCCTTTTTGGTGCTCTTCCTCTTTTTGCAGCGCTTTTTCGTCGCGGGGATCACGGCGGGGGCGGTCAAGGACTAG
- a CDS encoding MBL fold metallo-hydrolase, with the protein MKAPGEGGAADHRPVTVPRVQELGGVFLLDTQHMGYHGTVGVFVLPGPGGTFALIESGPGSTLETVLTGIREAGFEPEKLAAVLVTHIHLDHAGAAGALARRFDAEVYVHENGAGHLLEPERLLASAARIYGDQMEALWGVMEGTPQGLLRPVRDGEPLEILGHRLDVLYTPGHASHHVSYLLDKALLFTGDAAGVRLPGSSVVRPALPPPEVDLESWSRSIQAMRQLHPQALLLTHFGRVDDPEAHFRELEHWHQVWSESVLEGMRAGEDDAALAARINRLSRDALAADGASADTIERHRVTSNDEMTVMGLKRYWQKKHPERLS; encoded by the coding sequence ATGAAAGCGCCAGGAGAAGGCGGCGCCGCAGACCATCGCCCCGTCACCGTGCCGCGCGTGCAGGAGCTCGGCGGCGTCTTTTTGCTCGACACCCAGCACATGGGCTACCACGGCACCGTCGGGGTGTTCGTGCTGCCGGGGCCGGGGGGCACCTTCGCGCTCATCGAGTCGGGGCCGGGGTCGACCTTGGAGACCGTGTTGACGGGGATCCGCGAGGCGGGGTTTGAACCCGAAAAGCTCGCCGCCGTGCTCGTCACCCACATCCACCTCGACCACGCGGGCGCCGCCGGGGCGCTCGCGCGGCGCTTCGACGCCGAGGTGTACGTCCACGAAAACGGCGCGGGGCACCTCCTCGAGCCGGAGCGGCTCCTGGCGAGCGCCGCGCGCATCTACGGCGACCAGATGGAGGCGCTCTGGGGCGTGATGGAGGGGACTCCGCAGGGGCTCTTGCGGCCGGTGCGCGACGGCGAACCCTTGGAGATCCTCGGGCACCGCCTCGACGTCCTCTACACCCCCGGCCACGCCTCGCACCACGTGAGCTACCTCCTCGACAAGGCGCTCCTCTTTACCGGCGACGCCGCCGGCGTGCGGCTGCCGGGTTCGTCGGTGGTGCGCCCCGCGCTCCCCCCGCCCGAGGTGGATTTGGAGAGCTGGTCGCGCTCGATCCAGGCGATGCGGCAGCTGCACCCGCAGGCGCTCCTCTTGACGCACTTCGGGCGGGTCGACGACCCGGAGGCACACTTTCGCGAGCTCGAGCACTGGCACCAGGTGTGGTCCGAGAGCGTTTTGGAAGGGATGCGCGCGGGCGAGGACGACGCGGCCTTAGCGGCGCGGATTAACCGCCTGAGCCGCGACGCCCTCGCCGCCGACGGCGCGTCGGCGGACACTATTGAGCGCCACCGCGTCACCAGCAACGACGAGATGACGGTGATGGGCCTCAAGCGCTACTGGCAGAAAAAGCACCCGGAGCGGCTCTCCTAG
- a CDS encoding beta-galactosidase produces MTIFYGGDYNPEQWPEATWHEDVTLMQEAGVNLVSVAIFAWSKLEPEPGRFDFGWLDRLLDLLHEHGIGVCLATATAAPPPWLAHQHPESLPVTATGVRLGVGSRQQYSPSSPAYKEAAARLVRAIAERYKGHPALKLWHVNNEYGCHVYESFDEDSAAAFRAWLRARYGTLEALNAAWGTAFWSQLYHHWEEITPPRAAPTFLNPTQQLDWRRFCSDALLALYKMERDILREVTPEVPITTNFIGVHKPIDAWRWAEALDLVANDAYPDPSDPEAPIHAAFASDVMRSLKGGAPWLLMEQAPNQVQWRPRNALKAPGVMRLWSLQALARGARGVMFFQWRQSKAGAEKFHSGMVPHGGTETRTWHEVKALGQELKGLGELLESTLRSDVAVVLDWDTWWALELDAKPSDGVRYLETLYAPYAELWRRNIGVTFVRPDADLSPYKLVVAPNLYLVTDEAAANLESYVRGGGVLVMGFFSGIVDEHDQVRLGGYPAPFRQLLGLRVEEFDALPAGARLSVRLPAGDVSAETWADVIHLEGAEALGTFGAGFYAGGPAVTRHRFGRGVSFYIGTRLAAEGLAWVLAEACREAGVAPVLETPPGVEAVARTRGGARYLALFNHSDETVTVALPERFTALGSGALQEGTLELAARDAVFLRARSATHAQEPAERERSPV; encoded by the coding sequence ATGACGATTTTTTACGGCGGCGACTACAACCCCGAGCAGTGGCCCGAAGCGACCTGGCACGAGGACGTGACGCTGATGCAGGAGGCGGGGGTGAACCTCGTGAGCGTCGCCATCTTCGCCTGGTCGAAGCTCGAGCCCGAACCGGGCCGCTTCGACTTCGGGTGGCTCGACCGGCTTCTAGACCTCCTGCACGAGCACGGCATCGGCGTCTGCCTCGCGACCGCGACCGCCGCCCCCCCGCCGTGGCTCGCGCACCAACACCCCGAGAGTCTCCCCGTGACCGCCACGGGGGTGCGCTTGGGGGTCGGCTCGAGGCAGCAGTATAGCCCGTCTAGCCCCGCGTACAAGGAGGCCGCCGCGCGGCTCGTGCGCGCGATCGCGGAGCGCTACAAGGGTCACCCCGCCCTCAAGCTCTGGCACGTGAATAACGAGTACGGCTGCCACGTCTACGAGTCGTTCGACGAGGACTCGGCGGCGGCCTTTCGGGCGTGGTTAAGAGCGCGCTACGGCACCCTGGAGGCGCTCAACGCCGCCTGGGGCACCGCTTTCTGGAGCCAGCTCTATCACCATTGGGAGGAGATCACCCCGCCGCGCGCCGCGCCGACCTTTCTCAACCCGACCCAGCAGCTCGACTGGCGGCGCTTTTGCAGCGACGCGCTGTTGGCGCTCTACAAGATGGAGCGCGACATCCTCCGCGAGGTGACGCCGGAGGTGCCCATCACCACGAACTTTATCGGGGTGCATAAACCCATCGACGCCTGGCGCTGGGCCGAAGCGCTCGACCTCGTCGCCAACGACGCCTACCCCGACCCGAGCGACCCCGAAGCGCCCATCCACGCCGCTTTCGCGAGCGACGTGATGCGCTCGCTTAAGGGGGGCGCCCCCTGGCTCCTCATGGAGCAAGCCCCCAACCAGGTGCAGTGGCGGCCGCGCAACGCCCTTAAAGCCCCCGGTGTGATGCGCCTCTGGAGCCTTCAGGCGCTCGCGCGCGGCGCGCGCGGCGTGATGTTCTTTCAGTGGCGGCAGTCAAAAGCCGGGGCGGAAAAGTTCCATAGCGGCATGGTCCCCCACGGCGGCACCGAGACGCGCACCTGGCACGAGGTCAAAGCGCTCGGCCAGGAGCTCAAGGGCCTCGGCGAGCTGCTCGAGAGCACCCTTCGCAGCGACGTCGCCGTGGTGCTCGACTGGGACACCTGGTGGGCTTTAGAGCTCGACGCCAAACCCTCGGACGGGGTGCGCTACTTAGAGACGCTCTACGCCCCTTACGCCGAGCTGTGGCGGCGCAACATCGGCGTCACCTTCGTCCGCCCGGACGCCGACCTGAGCCCCTACAAGCTGGTCGTCGCACCCAACCTCTACCTCGTTACCGACGAGGCGGCAGCCAACTTGGAGAGCTACGTCCGCGGGGGCGGGGTGCTCGTCATGGGCTTTTTTAGCGGCATCGTCGACGAACACGACCAGGTGCGGCTGGGGGGCTACCCGGCGCCCTTTCGCCAGCTCCTGGGGTTGCGCGTCGAGGAGTTTGACGCGCTGCCCGCGGGCGCGCGCCTCAGCGTGCGGCTGCCCGCGGGCGACGTGAGCGCCGAGACCTGGGCCGACGTCATCCACCTCGAGGGCGCCGAGGCGCTCGGCACCTTCGGGGCGGGGTTCTATGCGGGGGGCCCTGCCGTGACCCGCCACCGCTTCGGGCGCGGGGTGAGCTTTTATATCGGCACGCGCTTGGCGGCCGAAGGGCTCGCCTGGGTGCTCGCAGAGGCGTGCCGCGAGGCCGGCGTCGCGCCCGTCCTCGAGACGCCCCCCGGCGTCGAGGCGGTCGCGCGCACCCGAGGGGGGGCGCGTTACCTCGCGCTCTTCAACCATAGCGACGAAACGGTCACGGTGGCGCTGCCGGAGCGCTTTACCGCCCTCGGCAGCGGCGCGTTGCAAGAAGGGACGCTCGAGCTCGCTGCGCGCGACGCCGTCTTTTTGCGGGCGCGCAGCGCTACGCACGCGCAGGAGCCCGCCGAGCGCGAAAGGAGCCCGGTATGA
- a CDS encoding ABC transporter substrate-binding protein → MNTLKPTKLETITLAPDWFLNTNHTGFVLAQRLGFYSEEGLALKQLPYTDHPTAARRVLAGEATLGLGPQETVIAYADSETPLVALAAVNATNPSALAVLEQSGITRPAELDGKRYASYGARFEMHVVRQMVRNDGGRGEVEERVLPKPTVPDALLTGQADCTWVFPAWEGVEAALRGTPLRLFRLVDYGIPNLYTPVLFARAQTVLAQRGLLEAFLRATRRGFELAAAEPQQAAALLAEAGLGDRVLLERSQREASRTYCGAGPWGRIDLGTWATYGRYLYHNGFIRDRQGNVGAEPAWHEMVVDLL, encoded by the coding sequence ATGAACACGCTAAAGCCCACAAAGCTAGAGACCATCACGCTCGCACCGGACTGGTTTTTGAACACCAACCACACGGGGTTTGTGCTCGCGCAGCGCCTCGGGTTTTATAGCGAGGAGGGGCTAGCGCTTAAGCAGCTCCCCTACACCGACCACCCGACCGCTGCGCGGCGGGTCCTCGCCGGTGAGGCCACCCTCGGCCTCGGCCCACAGGAGACGGTGATCGCCTACGCCGACTCCGAGACGCCCCTGGTCGCGCTCGCCGCGGTCAACGCCACCAACCCTTCGGCCCTGGCCGTGCTCGAGCAAAGCGGCATCACGCGCCCCGCCGAGCTCGACGGCAAGCGCTACGCCTCCTACGGCGCCCGCTTCGAGATGCACGTCGTGCGCCAGATGGTGCGTAACGACGGGGGGCGCGGTGAGGTCGAGGAGCGGGTGCTGCCCAAACCGACGGTGCCGGACGCGCTCCTTACGGGGCAGGCCGACTGCACCTGGGTCTTTCCCGCGTGGGAAGGGGTCGAGGCCGCGCTGCGGGGTACGCCGCTGCGCCTCTTTCGGCTCGTCGACTACGGGATCCCGAACCTCTACACCCCCGTCCTCTTCGCTCGAGCTCAGACCGTGCTGGCGCAGCGGGGGCTGCTCGAGGCGTTTTTGCGGGCGACACGGCGCGGCTTTGAGCTCGCCGCCGCCGAACCGCAGCAGGCGGCGGCGCTCCTCGCCGAGGCGGGGCTAGGGGACAGGGTGCTGCTCGAGCGGAGCCAACGCGAAGCCAGCCGCACCTACTGCGGCGCCGGGCCGTGGGGGCGCATCGACCTGGGCACGTGGGCCACCTACGGGCGCTACCTCTACCACAACGGGTTTATCCGCGACCGTCAGGGGAACGTCGGCGCCGAACCCGCGTGGCACGAGATGGTGGTGGACCTGCTGTAG
- a CDS encoding ABC transporter substrate-binding protein: MKRTLATATLLAGTLLGAASAQDAPSGAITVTAWDIAAEALEALVPGFNEQYPDVQVTVENLGNQQVFDRGLAGCAAGGADLPDVYAVENNEAEVFWNRFPDCFLDLTALGADELRDDFPDFKWTELTVGERVYAIPWDSGPVVTFYRRDLYEEAGINPDEIETWDDFIEAGQALDEATGAKMLWFDFSDDGVWRQLANQNGCFYFDPEGTEVTVNQPGCVDAMETMKALYDAGIVAIVDWNGAIQEIRNGTLAGAVFGAWYVGTIQSNAPDQEGNWGVYEMPASEPGGVRAANLGGSALAIPASSQNPEAAMAFIRYALATTEGQVSMLRNQGLVPSYLPALEDPYVQEPVPYWGDQPIWQDILATLGEIPQARGTQYFQEARQIVTNTLSQYLTQNAYEDAQAAMDDAAQQISAAVGLPIAGQ, from the coding sequence ATGAAACGTACCCTCGCCACCGCCACCCTGCTCGCCGGCACCCTCCTCGGCGCCGCGAGCGCTCAGGACGCGCCGAGCGGCGCGATCACCGTCACCGCCTGGGACATCGCCGCCGAAGCCTTGGAGGCGCTCGTCCCCGGGTTCAACGAGCAGTACCCCGACGTGCAAGTGACCGTTGAAAACCTCGGTAACCAGCAGGTCTTCGACCGCGGCCTCGCGGGGTGCGCGGCGGGCGGCGCCGACCTGCCGGACGTCTACGCCGTCGAGAACAACGAGGCCGAAGTCTTCTGGAACCGCTTCCCGGACTGCTTTTTAGACCTCACCGCGCTGGGCGCCGACGAGCTGCGGGACGACTTCCCGGACTTTAAGTGGACGGAACTCACCGTCGGCGAGCGCGTCTACGCCATCCCCTGGGACTCGGGTCCGGTGGTGACCTTTTACCGGCGTGACCTCTACGAAGAGGCGGGCATCAACCCGGACGAGATCGAGACCTGGGACGACTTCATCGAAGCCGGTCAGGCTTTAGACGAGGCGACCGGGGCAAAGATGCTCTGGTTCGACTTCTCCGACGACGGCGTGTGGCGCCAGCTCGCCAACCAAAACGGCTGCTTCTACTTCGACCCCGAGGGCACCGAGGTGACCGTCAACCAACCCGGCTGCGTCGACGCGATGGAGACGATGAAGGCGCTTTACGACGCCGGCATCGTGGCGATCGTCGACTGGAACGGCGCCATTCAGGAGATCCGCAACGGCACGCTCGCGGGCGCGGTCTTCGGCGCTTGGTACGTCGGCACGATCCAATCGAACGCCCCCGACCAAGAGGGCAACTGGGGCGTCTACGAGATGCCCGCTTCGGAGCCCGGCGGGGTGCGCGCCGCCAACCTGGGCGGTTCGGCCCTGGCGATCCCGGCCTCGAGCCAGAACCCCGAAGCGGCGATGGCCTTTATTCGGTACGCGCTAGCGACCACCGAGGGCCAGGTCAGCATGCTGCGCAACCAGGGGCTCGTCCCCTCGTACCTCCCCGCTCTGGAGGACCCCTACGTCCAGGAGCCGGTTCCTTACTGGGGCGACCAACCCATCTGGCAGGACATCCTGGCGACCCTGGGTGAAATCCCGCAGGCGCGCGGGACCCAGTACTTCCAGGAAGCGCGGCAGATCGTCACCAACACCCTGTCGCAGTACCTGACACAAAACGCCTACGAGGACGCCCAAGCCGCCATGGACGACGCGGCGCAGCAGATCTCGGCCGCGGTCGGCCTGCCGATCGCCGGGCAGTAA
- the aroH gene encoding chorismate mutase: MAGYWVRGIRGATTVERDEPELILEATCELLEAMLRENDITDFEVIAAIFFTTTHDLTSTFPAEAARRLGMNLVPLICNLEIPVPNRLPRAVRVMMQVNTQKSQREMKHVYLRGAVSLRPDLVSAQ; encoded by the coding sequence ATGGCTGGGTATTGGGTCCGCGGTATTCGAGGGGCGACGACGGTCGAGCGCGACGAACCGGAGCTCATCTTGGAGGCGACGTGCGAGCTTTTAGAGGCGATGCTGCGCGAAAACGACATCACCGACTTCGAGGTCATCGCCGCCATCTTCTTTACCACCACCCACGACCTGACGAGCACCTTCCCCGCCGAGGCCGCGCGGCGGCTCGGGATGAACTTGGTGCCTTTAATCTGCAACCTAGAGATCCCGGTGCCGAACCGCCTGCCGCGGGCGGTGCGGGTGATGATGCAGGTCAACACGCAAAAGAGCCAGCGCGAGATGAAGCACGTGTACCTGCGGGGCGCCGTGAGCCTGCGCCCCGACCTGGTGAGCGCGCAGTAG
- a CDS encoding carbohydrate ABC transporter permease, producing MQRNRLVPYSFLLPYLAVFVLFWAWPILYSFYLSFLDTRGFPWSLQPGVNWGRILSDPFFRQALRNTLLILLVQVPIMLTLATGLAVGLNSPLLKLRGFYRFAFFAPVVVGAVAYSAVFRLLFNTQNGAVNVALTGLGLPRVDWLNAPVPALVLIILTVTWRWTGYNAIIILAGLQNVPGELYEAAKIDGANPWQQFWGITLPLLRPILLFALVLSVIGTLQLFTEPFLITGGGPGNATLTLGVYLYQQGFRSFNFGYASAIGYAIALLAVLFSLIQLRLFGRDA from the coding sequence ATGCAGCGTAACCGGCTCGTCCCCTACTCTTTTCTGCTCCCCTATCTTGCGGTCTTTGTACTCTTTTGGGCGTGGCCCATCCTCTACTCGTTCTACCTGTCGTTTTTGGACACGCGCGGCTTCCCCTGGTCGCTCCAACCGGGCGTCAACTGGGGCCGCATCTTAAGCGACCCCTTTTTTAGGCAAGCGCTACGCAACACCCTGCTCATCCTGCTCGTGCAGGTGCCCATCATGCTCACCCTGGCGACCGGCCTCGCGGTCGGGCTCAACTCGCCCCTTTTAAAGCTCCGCGGCTTTTACCGCTTCGCTTTCTTCGCGCCCGTGGTGGTCGGCGCGGTCGCCTACTCGGCGGTCTTCCGGCTGCTCTTTAACACCCAAAACGGCGCGGTCAACGTCGCCCTGACCGGTTTGGGGCTGCCGCGCGTCGACTGGCTCAACGCCCCCGTCCCCGCGCTCGTGCTCATCATCCTGACTGTCACCTGGCGCTGGACCGGCTACAACGCCATCATCATCCTAGCGGGGTTGCAAAACGTCCCCGGTGAGCTCTACGAAGCCGCCAAGATCGACGGCGCCAACCCCTGGCAGCAGTTCTGGGGCATCACCTTACCCCTGCTGCGCCCCATTTTGCTCTTCGCCCTCGTCTTGTCGGTAATCGGCACCCTGCAGCTCTTTACCGAACCCTTTTTGATCACCGGCGGCGGCCCCGGCAACGCCACCTTGACCCTCGGGGTCTACCTCTACCAGCAGGGCTTCCGCTCGTTCAACTTCGGCTACGCCTCGGCCATCGGCTACGCGATCGCGCTTTTAGCGGTGCTCTTTTCGCTCATCCAGCTGCGCCTTTTCGGGAGGGACGCGTGA
- a CDS encoding ABC transporter permease — protein sequence MQRSQPLTCRPRPPRLRHPLVPYVALVGGVLLLTNLYPLAELFWRALSVEGQLSLGNLRWLGSERVRGALGHSLLVSSGATALAVTGGLLLALLLTTDLWGRRAVQLAFLTPLVIPPQVLALAWLQWAGPVGYLQGGVRSALGLQGRLWSLHGPGGVTLLLALFVLPVALLTLSAGLRGIGRDALEAAALDGASAPQRWRFVLLPLLRPHLSAATLLCFLGALGNFGIPALLAIPARYSTLPTLLYQEVLAFSSGGLGRAAALALLFGLPALMALWLQGRVVARSETRALGGERELRATPLGRWRLFVSALLLLLTLLLVVGPLAAMTATALLRAYGLPLAWDNLTTDHLRFIWELDRARRAAVHSLVLSAGAAVIAACLAFLLGYLLQRLRGRSVVALRLVVELPYALPGLIFALALILVWLPSPLPGVSLYGTLWLLLIAYVGRFLAFALQPIGAAWRQLDPSLEEAARVDGASLGQTFRFVLAPLMAPSLVAAALLVFLQAFAELTLSALLAGSGTETLGWLVFGLEQGGYTNQAAALGVLLVGALFLVTALVALTRRWAARRWLP from the coding sequence ATGCAACGCTCGCAACCTCTAACGTGCCGCCCCCGGCCGCCGCGCTTGCGGCACCCCCTGGTGCCCTACGTCGCCCTCGTCGGGGGCGTTTTGCTGCTCACGAACCTCTACCCGCTCGCGGAGCTCTTCTGGCGCGCCCTGTCGGTCGAGGGGCAGCTCTCGCTAGGGAACCTGCGTTGGCTCGGCTCCGAGCGGGTGCGGGGGGCGCTCGGGCACAGCCTGCTCGTCTCGAGCGGGGCGACCGCGCTCGCCGTCACGGGCGGTCTGCTGCTCGCGCTGCTGCTCACCACCGACTTGTGGGGGCGCCGCGCCGTGCAGCTGGCGTTTCTCACGCCGCTGGTGATCCCGCCGCAGGTGCTGGCGCTAGCGTGGCTGCAGTGGGCGGGGCCGGTCGGCTACCTGCAGGGGGGGGTGCGGAGCGCGTTGGGGCTCCAGGGCCGCCTTTGGAGCCTTCACGGTCCGGGTGGCGTCACCCTGCTCCTCGCGCTTTTCGTGTTGCCCGTCGCGCTCCTCACGCTTTCGGCTGGCCTTCGTGGGATCGGCCGCGACGCTCTGGAGGCGGCCGCTCTCGACGGCGCTTCGGCGCCGCAGCGTTGGCGCTTCGTCCTGCTGCCGCTGCTGCGCCCGCACCTCTCGGCGGCGACGCTGCTCTGTTTTTTGGGGGCGCTCGGCAACTTCGGGATCCCGGCGCTGCTGGCGATCCCCGCGCGCTACAGCACCCTGCCGACCTTGCTCTACCAGGAGGTGCTGGCGTTTTCAAGCGGCGGTTTGGGGCGCGCGGCGGCCCTGGCGCTGCTTTTTGGCCTCCCGGCGCTTATGGCGCTATGGCTTCAGGGGCGCGTGGTGGCGCGGAGCGAGACCCGCGCGCTGGGTGGCGAACGGGAGCTGCGGGCGACCCCGCTCGGTCGGTGGCGCCTGTTTGTTAGCGCCCTCCTGCTGCTGCTGACTTTGCTGCTCGTCGTGGGGCCGCTCGCGGCCATGACGGCGACCGCGCTCCTGCGCGCCTACGGGCTGCCGCTGGCGTGGGACAACCTGACGACCGATCACCTCCGTTTTATCTGGGAGCTCGACCGCGCGCGCCGCGCGGCGGTGCACAGCCTCGTGCTGAGCGCGGGGGCAGCCGTGATCGCCGCGTGCCTCGCGTTTCTCCTCGGCTACTTGCTGCAGCGGCTGCGGGGCCGCAGCGTCGTCGCGCTGCGCCTCGTCGTCGAGCTGCCCTACGCGCTGCCAGGGCTGATCTTCGCGCTCGCGCTGATTCTCGTCTGGCTCCCCTCACCGCTCCCCGGCGTCAGCCTCTACGGCACGCTTTGGCTTCTGCTCATCGCCTACGTGGGGCGCTTTTTGGCCTTTGCGCTGCAGCCCATCGGCGCCGCTTGGCGGCAGCTCGACCCCAGCTTGGAGGAGGCGGCGCGCGTCGACGGGGCGAGCTTGGGCCAGACCTTCCGCTTCGTGCTGGCGCCCCTGATGGCCCCGTCGCTCGTAGCGGCCGCGCTGCTCGTCTTTTTGCAGGCGTTTGCCGAGCTGACGCTCTCGGCCCTCCTCGCGGGCTCAGGGACCGAGACGCTCGGTTGGTTGGTGTTCGGGCTCGAGCAGGGCGGCTACACCAACCAAGCGGCGGCGCTCGGGGTGCTGCTCGTGGGCGCGCTCTTTCTCGTGACGGCCCTCGTCGCGCTGACGCGGCGCTGGGCGGCGCGGCGTTGGCTGCCGTAA